The sequence CACCTGGTGCCAGGTCGAGCACGTCGTGATGCAGCACGGAAAGCCGGTTGATCTCGCTGTGCGAGTGCTCGGCGACGGTGTGCGGCAGTTGACCCGCCAGCACCGGATCGATCTCGACAGCGGTGACCTTCGCGCCGCGGTCGAGCAGTGCGAGCGTCAGTGATCCGAGTCCGGGGCCGACCTCGAGAACATGGTCGTGGCGGTTGACTCCGGATGCCGAAACCGCACGGCGCACGGTGTTCGCGTCGTGAACGAAGTTCTGGCCGAACGACTTGCGCGGCCTGAAGTCAAGCTCTTTGGCGAGGTGCCGAATTTCGGTACGGCCCAGCAATCTGATGGTCAGGACGCCCCCACTCTCCCGCTACATACGGGCCACGCACCCCAACCTTGACGGGCTCGAGTGACCTCAGCAATCGCGATCTGTTCTTCACGTGTTGCCAAATCTGCCCGAGCAGCATACCTCAGACCGCCGTTCCGCTCCCAGGTGTTTTGATCAAATTGCACACCGCCGAAGTATCCGTTGCCGGTGTTGATTGCCCAGTTGCCGCCGGCTTCGCATCCGGCCAGCGCATCCCACGTGCCGCCATTGGACACCGGCGGCACTTCCGTGCCCGGCTTCACACCCACCCGAAGCACCCCATCGACGGCCGGAGTGACGATGACATTGGCTACTGGCAACCTTCCGGTCTCCGCCCCGTTGACCTTCGCGACGGCAAACGTTACGTCTTGAACGCCGGGAGTTCCGGGGTTCTCGACGACCTGACGGCTCATGTTCATCGTCGGGTCCTCGATGCGCTGGTTGTTCGGCGGCAACGGCACGCGCTGGGTGACTTTCTCAATCCGGACCCGGGTGACCTTGATCTGCATGCCCTCCACAACCGGGGCGGAGGCGGCGGGCACCACCGAGTC is a genomic window of Mycobacterium sp. ITM-2016-00318 containing:
- a CDS encoding resuscitation-promoting factor translates to MNALNKLHESRSPHLRALVFVTLLALTFAGGFAVAAHKTVTLTVDGTEMTVATMKSRVIDVVTENGYDVGDRDDLYPAGDQSVHQAEAIVLRRSRPLHISEDGRSSRELWTTASTVDEALAQLAMADKAPAAASRGSRVPLGGMSLPVVSAKNVQLNDGGVMRTVRMAAPSVGDLLAAAGAPLDQNDSVVPAASAPVVEGMQIKVTRVRIEKVTQRVPLPPNNQRIEDPTMNMSRQVVENPGTPGVQDVTFAVAKVNGAETGRLPVANVIVTPAVDGVLRVGVKPGTEVPPVSNGGTWDALAGCEAGGNWAINTGNGYFGGVQFDQNTWERNGGLRYAARADLATREEQIAIAEVTRARQGWGAWPVCSGRVGAS